In one window of Zingiber officinale cultivar Zhangliang chromosome 11A, Zo_v1.1, whole genome shotgun sequence DNA:
- the LOC122030848 gene encoding cytochrome b-c1 complex subunit 6-1, mitochondrial-like: protein MADEELTDPKLYLEETCKPKCVKPFWEYQACIKRIKGDESGQKHCTGQYFDYLKCVDECVALKLFDKLK, encoded by the exons AT GGCGGATGAGGAACTCACTGATCCAAAACTGTATCTTGAGGAAACTTGCAAGCCAAAGTGTGTAAAACCTTTTTGGGAGTATCAG GCGTGCATTAAAAGAATCAAAGGGGATGAATCCGGACAGAAGCATTGTACTGGACAGTACTTCGATTACTTGAAGTGTGTCGATGAGTGT GTTGCACTTAAGCTTTTTGACAAACTGAAGTGA
- the LOC122032904 gene encoding organelle RRM domain-containing protein 2, mitochondrial-like: MAARAGFRRFFSISAFSPPTPAAAPPAAEPSTNLFVSGLNKRTTSEALSEAFSKFGQVINARVVTDRISGYSKGFGFVRYATLEEAGEGIKGMDGKFLDGWVIFAEYARPRPPPPQMQQQPPSVMESTVNYQ; the protein is encoded by the exons ATGGCAGCGAGGGCGGGATTTCGGcggttcttctccatctctgcCTTCTCTCCTCCGACTCCTGCTGCTGCTCCACCGGCCGCAGAGCCCTCCACCAACCTATTCGTCTCAG GTCTTAACAAGCGAACTACATCTGAAGCACTTAGCGAGGCCTTCTCTAAATTTGGACAAGTAATCAATG CTAGAGTTGTGACGGATCGTATCTCAGGATATTCTAAAGGGTTCGGCTTTGTTAGATATGCCACACTCGAGGAAGCTGGAGAAGGGATCAAAGGCATGGATGGCAAG TTTTTGGACGGTTGGGTTATTTTTGCTGAATACGCAAGACCGAGACCACCTCCACCTCAAATGCAACAGCAACCTCCTTCAGTTATGGAATCTACTGTAAACTATCAGTAG